A portion of the Candidatus Margulisiibacteriota bacterium genome contains these proteins:
- a CDS encoding leucyl aminopeptidase — MKIRVESGSLTGISGDLLVVGLFAGVKKPTGATAVADQALGGMISRLIKDGEIDGKADKITVIHCPGKLKVRKVAVLGLGKQDKFDLEAGRRAAAALIKKAQEIKAGRVVTIVHGCGCGDLDPEEAAKALVEGAILGLYKFAGYAKDNDEPQFAVKELVLVDHDRTKLGAISRGAKLGLIIAEAENHARDLVNEPSNRMTPVRFAELARKIARINGLKFTVLDPKKAGMEALWAVAKGSNQPPRLVALEYRGDPRSKAKIALIGKGITFDSGGISLKPSKNMDEMKSDMAGAAAVLGVMSLLSDLKPKKNVLGVIPLTENMPSGHATKPGDVVSSLAGYTIEVTNTDAEGRMILADAITYAKKRGATKLIDVATLTGGCIVALGDAATAVIGNDQALIDRVIAAGNNCGQKMWQLPLYDEYKEALKSKIADLKNTSGTGKASPSSGAAFLAKFVGETAWAHLDIAGTAFLNKGRGYLPEGATGVPVRTFIELLRS, encoded by the coding sequence GTGAAGATCAGGGTAGAGAGCGGCTCGCTGACTGGGATCAGCGGCGACCTGTTGGTCGTCGGTTTATTCGCGGGGGTCAAGAAGCCGACTGGCGCGACCGCGGTGGCGGACCAGGCCCTCGGCGGGATGATCAGCCGCCTGATCAAAGATGGCGAGATCGACGGTAAGGCGGATAAGATCACCGTCATCCATTGCCCGGGTAAATTGAAAGTACGCAAGGTGGCCGTCCTCGGCCTGGGTAAGCAGGATAAATTTGACCTGGAAGCGGGACGCCGGGCGGCGGCCGCGCTGATCAAAAAAGCCCAAGAGATCAAAGCCGGACGGGTCGTGACGATCGTCCACGGTTGCGGCTGCGGCGACCTTGATCCGGAAGAGGCGGCCAAGGCGCTGGTTGAAGGGGCGATCCTTGGCTTGTATAAGTTCGCCGGCTATGCCAAAGATAACGACGAGCCGCAGTTCGCGGTCAAAGAGCTGGTGCTGGTCGATCACGACCGGACAAAGCTTGGCGCCATCAGCCGGGGGGCCAAGCTCGGCCTGATCATTGCCGAAGCGGAGAACCACGCGCGTGACCTGGTCAATGAGCCGTCCAACCGGATGACCCCGGTCCGTTTTGCCGAACTGGCCAGAAAGATCGCCCGGATCAACGGTTTAAAGTTCACCGTCCTTGACCCGAAAAAAGCGGGGATGGAGGCGCTCTGGGCAGTGGCCAAGGGTTCGAACCAGCCGCCGCGCCTCGTTGCCCTGGAATACCGCGGCGATCCGCGCTCCAAGGCCAAGATCGCCCTGATCGGCAAGGGGATCACTTTTGATTCCGGCGGCATTTCGCTTAAGCCATCCAAGAATATGGACGAGATGAAGTCCGACATGGCCGGGGCGGCCGCCGTGCTCGGCGTGATGAGCCTGCTCTCCGACCTGAAGCCGAAGAAGAACGTCCTGGGTGTTATCCCGCTGACCGAGAATATGCCTTCCGGCCACGCGACCAAGCCGGGCGATGTCGTCTCCTCCCTGGCGGGCTATACGATCGAAGTGACCAACACCGACGCCGAAGGGCGGATGATCCTGGCCGACGCGATCACTTACGCCAAAAAAAGGGGCGCGACCAAACTAATAGATGTGGCGACCCTGACCGGCGGCTGTATTGTCGCCCTGGGGGATGCGGCCACGGCGGTGATCGGCAATGACCAGGCGCTGATCGACCGGGTGATCGCGGCGGGCAACAACTGCGGCCAGAAGATGTGGCAGCTGCCGCTCTATGACGAATACAAAGAAGCTTTGAAAAGCAAAATCGCCGACTTGAAGAACACTTCCGGGACCGGTAAGGCGTCCCCTTCCAGCGGCGCCGCTTTCCTGGCTAAATTTGTCGGTGAGACCGCCTGGGCCCATCTCGATATCGCCGGGACCGCTTTCCTCAACAAGGGGCGCGGGTACTTACCGGAAGGGGCGACCGGTGTGCCGGTGCGGACCTTCATAGAATTGTTAAGGTCTTGA
- a CDS encoding LemA family protein, which translates to MWKWLIGILVVVLVGGMWLVGLYNGLVGKDQNVKTNWAQVETQLQRRYDLVPNLVETVKGYATHEKELFENVAKARTAWAGASNTNEKVAAANQMEGFLGRLMAVAENYPQLKAAENFRALQDELAGTENRISVARMRYNDAVQEYNVTAKTLPTAFFVSMFGFEREKAFFEAAKEAKEAPKVKF; encoded by the coding sequence ATGTGGAAATGGTTAATTGGGATACTGGTCGTTGTTCTGGTGGGTGGGATGTGGCTGGTCGGTCTTTATAACGGTTTGGTCGGTAAGGACCAGAACGTCAAAACTAATTGGGCGCAGGTCGAAACGCAGCTCCAGCGGCGCTACGATCTGGTCCCGAACCTCGTCGAAACGGTCAAGGGTTACGCGACGCATGAAAAAGAACTTTTTGAGAACGTGGCCAAGGCGCGGACCGCTTGGGCCGGCGCCAGCAACACCAACGAGAAGGTTGCCGCGGCGAACCAGATGGAAGGTTTTCTCGGCCGGTTGATGGCGGTCGCCGAGAACTATCCGCAATTAAAGGCTGCCGAGAATTTCCGGGCCCTGCAGGACGAGTTGGCCGGCACGGAGAACCGGATCTCGGTCGCCCGGATGCGCTATAACGACGCCGTCCAGGAATACAATGTTACTGCCAAGACCTTGCCGACCGCTTTCTTTGTGAGCATGTTCGGTTTTGAGCGGGAGAAAGCTTTCTTTGAAGCGGCCAAGGAGGCTAAAGAAGCCCCCAAGGTGAAGTTCTAG